Genomic segment of Streptomyces longhuiensis:
GCTTGAATCCACATATCGCCATCGCGATGCGGTACACCTCGGACGAGGTCATGCTCCTCGCCGTCCAATCCGGTGGCAGCCTGCCTCCGGAGGTCAAGGCCCTGACACGAGGCCAGCGGCCATGAGGCGATCACCGCAGAACGTGGTCTGCGGTCAAGTCAGTGCCTCCGGCGGAGGATCGGCCGGCACCGGGGCGCTACCCCGGGGGCGACAGGACTGAGGGGCCCAGTGGAGCTGCCTCAGTCCTCGTTGACGCGGATGATCGTCTTGCCGGGGACGCGCTTTTGCGGCGCGAATGCGTCGGCGGCCTCGGCGAGCGGGCGCACCGCACCGACGATCGGCTTGAGCCGCCCGTCCCGCACCCGTCCGGCCAGGTCCGCGAGGCGGGCACGGTCAGGTTCGACAACGAAGAAGACAGCCCGCCCGTCCGCCGGCTGCACGGTGACCGGCGCAGCGATGGTGACCAGCGTGCCTCCGGCCCGGACCAGCGCCGTGGAGCGGTCAAGGATGTCACCGCCGATCACGTCGAAGACCAAGTCGACGTCGCCGATGTCCTCAAGGCGCTCGGCCTGGAGGTCGACGAAGACGTCCGCGCCCAGCGCGAGGACGCTTTCCCGGTCGGCGGCCCGCCCGGTGCCGATCACCCGGGCGCCGACCTCCCGGGCGAGCTGTACGGCGAGGGAGCCGACGCCGCCCGCGGCCCCGTGCACCAGCACAGTCTGGCCGGTGGTGAGGCGGCCGTGGTCGAAGAGGGCCTGCCAGGCGGTGAGTCCGGAGATCGGCAGGGCGGCGGCCGTGACATGGTCGACGTCGGCCGGGAGCGGAGCCAGATTGCGGGCCTCGACCGCCGTGTACTCGGCCAGCGAGCCGTCACGGCTCCAGTCGGCCAAGCCGAACACTCGCTGGCCGATGGTCAGTCCGGTGGTGCCATAGCCCAGTTCGGTCACGACACCAGACAGCTCGTGCCCCGGCACACTCGGCGTACGGTCACGCCCCGCGCGGTCGGTCCAGGTGCCGGGCCAGGTCAGCTCGCCCGGGGTGAACCCGGCGGCGTGGACGCGCACAATCACGTCGTTCTCGGCGGCATGCGGATGGGGCAGCTCAGTGAGAGTCAGTCCGCCGACGCCGGCGTCGCGGTCCTGAACAGTGATGGCTCGCATGAGATTCCTCTGTGGTCCATGAGAGCGCCGGGTATCCAGGCGCCGTGCTTTTTCCGCTCAAACCGTAATCGTGGCTCCTCCCCCATACCGTCGCCCCGGCTCTGTACCGCTCCGAAACAGCCGCTCGGCC
This window contains:
- a CDS encoding NADP-dependent oxidoreductase, producing MRAITVQDRDAGVGGLTLTELPHPHAAENDVIVRVHAAGFTPGELTWPGTWTDRAGRDRTPSVPGHELSGVVTELGYGTTGLTIGQRVFGLADWSRDGSLAEYTAVEARNLAPLPADVDHVTAAALPISGLTAWQALFDHGRLTTGQTVLVHGAAGGVGSLAVQLAREVGARVIGTGRAADRESVLALGADVFVDLQAERLEDIGDVDLVFDVIGGDILDRSTALVRAGGTLVTIAAPVTVQPADGRAVFFVVEPDRARLADLAGRVRDGRLKPIVGAVRPLAEAADAFAPQKRVPGKTIIRVNED